The genomic stretch CTGGAGAACTGACACATGGATACCTTGAGCTACCTGGGCCAGGGCTTCGGCATTGCCCTGTCCCCCTACAACCTGGTCACCGCCCTCTCCGGCACCTTGATCGGTACCGTGGTCGGCCTGCTGCCGGGCCTGGGCCCGATCAATGGCGTGGCCCTGCTGATCCCCATCGCCTTTGCCCTCGGCCTGCCGCCGGAATCGGCGCTGATCCTGCTGGCTGCGGTGTACCTGGGCTGCGAATATGGCGGGCGTATCAGCTCGATCCTGCTGAACATCCCGGGCGAAGCCTCGACCGTCATGACCACCCTCGATGGTTACCCGATGGCCCGCCAGGGTCTGGCCGGTGTTGCCCTGTCGCTGTCGGCCTGGAGTTCGTTCATCGGCGCCTTCATCGCCACCTGCGGCATGGTGCTGTTCGCCCCGCTGCTGGCGAAATGGGCCATCGCCTTCGGCCCTGCGGAGTATTTTGTGCTGATGGTGTTCGCCATCGTCGCGCTGGGTGGAATGGCCGGTGACAAACCACTGAAAACCTTCATTGCCGCACTCATCGGCCTGTTCCTGTCGGCGGTCGGCATCGACGCCAACAGCGGCGTGTACCGTTTCACCGGTGACAGCGTGCACCTGGCCGACGGCATTCAGTTCGTGGTGCTCGTGCTGGGCCTGTTCTCCATCAGCGAAATCCTCCTGCTGCTGGAAAAGACCCACCATGGCCACCAGGCAGTCAAGGCTACCGGCCGCATGCTGTTCAACTTCAAGGAAGCGGCCTCGGTGTTCCTGGTCAACATCCGTTGCGGCCTGCTCGGTTTCATCATGGGTGTTCTACCCGGCGCCGGCGCAACGCTGGCCAGCGCCGTGGCCTACATGACCGAGAAGCGCCTGGCGGGTGAAAGCGGCAAGTTCGGCAAGGGCGATGCCCGTGGCCTGGCAGCGCCAGAAACTGCCATTGGTGCGTCCTGCTGTGGCGCCCTGGTACCGATGCTGACCTTGGGCGTACCCGGCTCCGGCACCACGGCGGTGATGATCGGCGCCCTGACCCTGTACAACATCACCCCTGGCCCACTGCTGTTCGAGCAGCAGCCAGATATCGTCTGGGGCCTGATTGCCTCGCTGTTCGTCGCCAACATCATGCTGGTGATCCTCAACATCCCGATGATCCGCATCTTCACCCGTATCCTCGCCGTGCCAAACTGGGCGCTGGTGCCGGTGATCGCCATCATCACCGCGATCGGCGTTTACGCCGTGCATGCCACTACCTTCGACCTGTTCCTCATGGTCGGCATCGGCATCATGGGCTACATCATGCGCAAACTGGACTTCCCTCTGTCGCCGATTCTGCTGGGCTTCATCCTCGGCGGGCTGATGGAGCAGAACCTGCGTCGGGCGCTGTCGATCTCCAATGGTGAACTGGGCATCCTCTGGTCGAGCCCGATCAGCATGGGTATCTGGGCGCTGGTAGTGGCAATGCTCGCCCTGCCGCTGCTGCGCATCTGGCGCAAACGCAGCCTGCAGCGCCGGGCCTTGGCCGATGCCTGATCGGTCGTTGCCATTGTTCGTCGCGACCGGGCTGGTCGGCCTTGCTGGCGGTTTTGCCGCCAGCAAGGTCGGCTGGCCTTTGCCATGGATGGTCGGTTCATTGCTGGCGATCATCCTGGTGCGCTGCCTGACGCCCTGGCAACTTTCGGAAATCCCCAACGGCCGCAAATGTGGGCAGTGGATCATCGGCATCGGCATCGGCCTGCACTTCACACCAGCGGTGATTGAGCAAGTAGCCAGCCATTTCGCGCTGATCTTCTTCGGGGCGTTGTTCACCACCCTGTCCAGCGTGATCAGCGTATGGCTGCTGCGGCAAACCGGCGAAGACCGTGCCACAGCGTTCTTTGCCAGCATGCCAGGCGGTTCGGGAGAAATGGTCAACCTTGGGGCGCGCAATGGCGCGGTGCTCAGCCAGGTGGCGGCAGCGCAGAGCTTGCGTGTGCTGGCAGTGGTGCTGTGCGTGCCGGTGCTGTTCAAGTTCTTGCTGGGTGACGGTGTACCACTGAACCACACCGGTAGCGTGAGCTGGGGCTGGCTGGCGCTGATTGCGCCCCTGGGCGTTGCCGTTGCCTTGCTCTGGCAGCGCTTGCGTCAGCCCAACCCATGGTTGTTCGGGCCATTGCTGGTAGCAGCTACGGTCAGCCTGGCCGGCAACCTGCAGATCGCCCTGCCCAATGGCGCCAGCCAGATCGGCCAGTGGCTCATCGGCAGCGGCCTGGCCTGCCATTTCAACCGCGCGTTTTTCCGCCGCGCACCGTCGTTCCTGGGGCGCACCTTGATGGCCACGGTGTTGTGCATGGCGATTGCCGCCACTGCTGCGTGGGTGCTGAGCATGATGACTGCACTGGACTTGCGTTCGCTGACACTGGGGATGATGCCTGGCGGGATTGCCGAAATGAGCCTCACGGCCGAAACGTTGCAGTTGTCGGTGCCACTGGTTACGGCGCTGCAGGTAATGCGCCTGATTCTGGTGTTGTTTCTTGCAGAACCGCTTTTCCGGTTGTGGGACAACAGGCATTCAAGCTGCAAGCACCCTGAAGATAGATAGTTACCACTTGCTCAATGCCCGGGTGAATAGAGTCGGATTGCTGCCCTGATCGCCAGCAAACCCACACTTCCCGGCATTCAAGAGGTAAAGATGAAAGTCCTTCTTTCTTGCAACTATCGCTCGGCTATTGCCTGGGCATGCCTTGCCTTTAGCGCAGGCAGTCTTGCCGCAGAGTCACCTGCCCCCGTCCAGATCAACGTCGTGGCTATCAATGATCTTCACGGCTACCTGGAACCCAACCCCCAAGACTACGCCGGCGCACAAGGCGCTACCCGCCTGACCTACGGCGGCATCGCCACACTCGGCGCCATGCTCGATGAACTGCGAACGCAGGACCCCGATCTGCTGTTCATCGGCGCTGGCGACTTGATAGGGGGCAGCCCCGCCATTTCTGCGCTCTGGGCTGACGAGCCTGTGCTTGAGGCCTTGAACGCGATGGGCATGATCGTCAGCGCATCCGGGAACCACGAACTGGATGCAGGCAAGGCCGAGTTTCTTCGACAGATCCACGGAGGATGCGAGTCAACGCGCCCTGAAAAGGCTTGCAAGTTTCGCGGCAACTATCCAGGAAGTGGCTTCCCTTACATAGCGTCCAACCTGATCGATACCACTACGGGCAAACGCTTGTTACCGGCCTATCACATTCAACAGGTAAAAGGGGTCAAGATAGCGTTCGTCGGTGCAGTACCGCGCAACATGGAAAAAGTGGTTTCGGCCAGAGCATTCGCAGGGCTCAAGGCCACAGATGAAGCGCAAGCCATCAATGACGTAATTCCGGAGCTCAAAGCCAAAGGTGTCAATGCAATCATTGCGGTCATGCACCAGGGAGGGGATACCGCCGAGCCGTTCGACACGAAGGATTGCAGTCAGCTGGGGGGGGCGATCGTCGACGTGGCGAAGCGGCTGGATCCTGCGGTAGATGCCGTCATCAGCGGTCACTCGCATGCCAGCTATCAATGCAAGGTGGGTGATCTGAGCATCACTCAGGCTGGCAAATACGGCCACTTCCTGACTCAGTTGAAGTTGCAGGTGACGCCAGGCACCCATCACGTCACGAACATCACCGCCCGCAATATTCCTGCTGACCCACAGAACTACCTGCCGAATGCCAAGTTGACGAGTTTGCTGGAGGAAGTGCGCCAGCGGTCCGGGGAAAAACTGCTCGAACCCATAGGACGCATCTCGACGGCAGAACTTGACCGCGAAGAAAATGCCGCCGGTGAAACAACCTTGGGGAACCTGGTCACGGATGCCCAATTGGCCATGACCCAAGCGTTTCAGACACAGGTTGCCTTTCTCAACCTGGGTGGGCTGCGAAGTGACCTGATACAACCTGCCGATAGCGACCTGACCTACGAACAATTATTCGCCGTACAACCGTTCAATAACCCTCTGATAGTTCAGGAACTGACAGGCAGGCAGATTACCGAACTGCTCAACCTTCAATGGAACAGGGGCAGTTTCAATCCGCTGCAAGTATCGAAGGGTTTTCATTATGAGTGGGATGGTTCACGGCCTGTCGGCAGCCGTGTCGTCGAGGGGAGTGTGCGTCTTCACGGCAAACCCGTTGAGCCGTTGACCCATTATCGCGTCGTCAGCAACCTTTTCCTGGCCGATGGTGGCGGTGGCTTGGCCACTTTCAAAGAAGGAAGGCGACGCCAGGACACCGGCATCACCGACCTTGAAGCCTTGGTGGAGTATGTGCGCCAGAACCATGAGCAGGGTATTGCAATTGGCCAGCGCAGCGAGCCGCGCATCAGCATGACGCCCTGAGCGATTGCGTACCCCACCCGCGGTTTCTCACAGTGGGGGCAGTGCCCAGTTGATGGGCCCGAGCCCCCGCTGCTCGAGGAAGCTGTTGGCACGACTGAAATGCCCGCAGCCGATGAACCCGCGATACGCCGACAGCGGTGAAGGATGGACCGACTTCAAGACCAGGTGCTTGGTACCGTCGATCAGCTTCTGCTTGCTCTGCGCATGAGCCCCCCATAGCAGGAATACCACGTTCGGGCATTGCTCACTGACCACCTGGATGATCCGGTCGGTAAACAATTCCCAGCCTTTCTTGGCATGCGACGCGGCATTGGCGCGCTCGACGGTCATGGTCGTGTTGAGCAATAGAACGCCTTGTTCCGCCCAGCTCTGGAGGTAGCCGTGGCTGGGGATCGGGATGTTCAGGTCGCGCTGCAGCTCCTTGTAGATATTGACCAGCGACGGCGGCGTGGCCACGCCCGGTTGCACCGAGAAGCACAAGCCATGTGCCTGTCCCGGCCCGTGGTACGGGTCCTGACCGAGGATGACCACCTTCACCTGATCCAGCGGTGTCGAATTGAGCGCATTGAAGATCAGCGGCCCTGGCGGGTAGATCTCCTTGCCGGCAGCGTACTCGCCACGCAGGAACTCGCGCAGCTGGTGCATGTAAGGCTGGTCGAATTCACCGCGCAATGCGGCCTTCCAGCTGGGTTCGAGTTTGATGCGATCGTCTTCAGTCATGGGGCCTTCCATAAACAATGGCGCGACACTAGGTAAGCCCTTCGCGCTTGTCAAACGATCCGACCGACGACCGGCATGATCGGCCAGGCAAGCCATACTTGAGCGATGACTTGCGAGAGGTAGTCCATGACCATTCACTGCGAGGTACTCACCGGCGTCGATGGCGCCCGCATCGGCATCGCCACCCTGGATGCACCCAAGGCGCTCAATGCCCTGAACCTGCCGATGATCGAGGTGCTGGGCGAACAACTGCATGCCTGGGCCCGCGACCCGGGTATCGTCTGCGTGCTGCTGCGCGGCAACGGGGCAAAAGCCTTTTGCGCAGGCGGCGATGTACGTGCGCTGGTGCAAGCCTGCCGCGACCACCCCGGCAGTGTCCCGCCGTTGGCGGCCTCCTTCTTCGCCGCCGAATATCGCCTGGACTTTGCCCTGCACACCTACCCCAAACCGTTATTGTGCTGGGGTCATGGGCATGTCCTGGGTGGCGGCATGGGGCTGCTGCAAGGCGCCAACGTACGCATCGTCACACCCAGCAGCCGGCTGGCCATGCCGGAAATCAGCATCGGCCTTTACCCTGACGTAGGCGCCAGCTGGTTCCTGACCCGGCTGCCGGGCAAGCTGGGTTTGTTCTTCGGCCTGACAGGTGCACCGATCAACGCCCGCGATGCCATTGACCTGGGCCTGGCTGACCGCTTTCTGGGCGAGCACCAGCAAGAAGCCTTGATCGAGGAGTTGCTGCAACTCAACTGGCAGGAGCAGACCGCCATACAACTGAATAGCCTGCTCAAGGCCGAGCAGCATCGTGCCTGCGCCGAGCTGCCTGATGCCCAGTGGTTGCCGCGACGGCAAGAGATCGATCAGTTACTCGACGTGGCTGATGCTGCCTCAGCCTGGCGCGCGCTGGAAAGGCTCAAGCAGCATGACGACCCATTGCTGGCAGATGCCGGTCAACGCCTGCATGAGGGTTGCCCGCTGACGGCGCATCTGGTCTGGGAGCAGATCCGCAGGGCGCGGTACCTGTCATTGGCGCAAGTGTTCCAGATGGAATACAGCATGAGCCTGAACTGTTGCCGCCACCCTGAATTCAGTGAAGGTGTGCGCGCTCGCCTGGTGGACAAAGACAATCAGCCGCGCTGGCACTGGCCTGATGTGGCGCAAGTGCCGGCGGCGGTAGTCGAGGCGCATTTTGCCAAGGCATGGGAAGGGCGGCACCCATTGGCGGATGTGGGTTAGCTTGCTGATCCGGGGGCTGCTTTTCAGCCCCCGCCTCCACTCACCTAGCGCTGCCAGTTTCCTCCTCGTCCCTGCCCGCGCCGCCCGTCCCAGCGGCCGCGGTCGTCCACCTGCCGATTGGAGTGCCGATCGCCCTGCCGGTAACGCTGGCTGCCATTGCGATAGTCATGGCGATCCCGGTCCTGCCTGTAGTCTTGCCGCTGGCGATTGCCATAGTCATGGCGCGGGTTGCCATGCCACTGGTTCATCCCTGGCTGCGCATATGGCCGGTAGTGGGGTGCAGGGGCCGCCCCACGGTAGTAACGGGGGGCAGGCTGATAGTAGTAGCGCGGGGCTGGCGCCACATAGTAGCGGTCATGGCGGTAATACCCCGGCGCCACATAGCGGTCGGTGGAGTAGTAGTCCGAACGGTAATAGCCCCCGCGCTCGTAGTACGGGGCGCAGGCGGAAGTCATCAGCCCCAGCAGGGTGACCAACAGGATTCGATAGGACATGGCGGCCTCCTGGACCGCTGGAGTGCCCGAGCAGCGGCGCTGGCGAGCGTCGACACGAGATACGTTAATCGACACTGAATAAGACAGTGGCGCGCAGGTGCAGTGCCATTCCTGCAATAACTTGATACAGGTGAAATAACCCTGAAAAACTTGCAGTCATTTGTCGGCCATCTCACTAGAATAAGCGGCTTGGCACACATCACGGGAAGATCATGCCCTTACGTTCCGCTCTGTTCTCGCAGCGCTCGCTGATCGTTACCCTGCTCGTGTTACTGGCCTGCGGCTTCCTGGCTACTTCGCTGCTCAGCTACTTCTCCTCGCGCAGCGCCATCCGCGACGGCATCATCAATACCGAATTGCCGCTGACCTCCGACACTGTCTACTCGGAAATCCAGAAAGACCTGATCCGCCCGGTGCTGATCGCCTCGATGATGGCCCAGGACACCTTCCTGCGCGACTGGGTGCTGTCCGGCGAGCAGGATACCGAACGAATGACCCGCTACCTGGGCGAGGTCACGGGCAAGCAGGACATCTTCACGTCCTTTTTCGTGTCCGATCGCACGCTGACCTACTACCAGGCCAAAGGTGTACTCAAGCATGTCGAACCAGGTACCTGGCGTGATGCCTGGTATTTCCGCCTGCGTGAACTCAAGGCCCCTTATGAGATCAACGTCGATCTGGACATGGCCAACCAGGACAGCCTGACCGTGTTCATCAACTACAAGGTGCACGACTACCAGCAACGCTTCATCGGCGCTGCAGGCGTAGGGCTGAGCGTATCGTCGGTGGTCAAGCTGATCGATCAGTACCAACGCCGCTACCAGCGTGCGGTGCTATTCACGGATGCCAAAGGCAAGGTGCTGCTGACCGGCTCCGAGGGCGGCCCGCATGGTTTGCAAGTCGGCCAGCGACTCAGCGACAACCCTGAGCTGAAAGACATGCTGGCCGAGCAGTTGGTGCCAGGTGAAGGCAGCCACGAGTACCATGACAGCGAAAACCACAGCCACTTTCTCAACGTGCGCCACCTGCCCGAACTGGACTGGTACCTGTTGGTGGACAAACGCGAAACCGGCATCCTCGACCGCATTCGCCACGCTTTGTACCTGAATCTGGCGATCTGTACGATGATCACCCTGGTGGTGCTGGCACTGGTGCATGCCATGGTCCGCCGCCACCAGGCCAGCACCGAAGCCTTGGCCACACTCGACAGCCTCACCGGCCTGCACAACCGGCGCAGCTTCGACCTGCTCGCCGCCCAGGCGCTGCGAGAAGCCCGGCGCGACAGCAGCCCACTGGTGGCCTTGCTGATCGACCTGGACCACTTCAAGGCGCTGAACGACACCCACGGCCACCTGGCAGGTGACGAAGTGCTACGCCAATTCGCCAATGTGCTGCAAGGCAGCCTGCGTCAGTCAGATATACTGTGCCGCTGGGGCGGCGAGGAATTCATCGTGCTACTGCGCGAAGCTGAAGGCCGCCAGGCCATCGAGGTGGCGGAAAAGATCCGCCGACGCACCGAGCAGCTGACCTTCAGTTACGACGACCAGCCGCTGCGGCTGACCACCAGCATCGGCCTGAGCAGCCTGCAACCGGGGGATACCCTGCACGCCCTGCTGACCCGCGCCGACCGCGCGCTTTATCGTGCCAAGCAGGCTGGCCGCAACCGCGTCTGCAGTGAAACACGCCATGAATGACCAGCAACTCTGCCCCGCTTGCGGTGCCCTCAACCAGTGCAGCCTGGCCGACCCACGCCGCGCCACCCAGGCTTGTTGGTGCTACAGCGTGACCATCGACCCGGCCGTGCTCCAGGCCCTGCCCGACGAACTGCGCAACAAGGCCTGTCTGTGCCCGCGCTGCGCCGCCGTTGAAGAACAGCTCCGTCCATCCGCTGCCCACTGATCGTTACCATGCGCCTTGACCGTTTCCTCGCCAACCTGCCCAGCTACAACCGCCAGCAAGTTCGCCTGATGCTGGTGCAACGCCGCGTGCGGGTGGACGGCCAGATCGTCAGCGACCCGCTGACCGAAGTCCGTGAGTTCAGCCGCGTAGAGCTGGACGAGCAACTGCTGCAGGCCGGCCGCCCGGCCCGCTACCTGATGCTGTACAAGCCTACCGGCTGCGTAAGCGCCACCCACGATGCGCAACACCGTACCGTTCTCGACCTGCTGCCAACGGTGTTGCGAGATGACCTGCACATCGCCGGGCGCCTGGACTTCAACACCACCGGGCTGATGATCCTGACCAATGATGGCCAGTGGTCAAGGCGCCTAACCCAGCCTGCTACCAAGCTGCCCAAGCATTATCTGGTGGACACCGAGGACGAGATTGGCGAGCACTATGTGGCCAAGTTTCGCGAGGGTTTCTATTTCGCCTTCGAAAACCTGACCACCCAGCCTGCCCAGCTGGACATCCTCAGCCCCCGCCAGGCCCGGCTGTCGATCGTCGAGGGGCGTTATCACCAGGTCAAGCGCATGTTCGGGCATTTCAACAACAAGGTGGTGGGGCTGCATCGGGAAAGCATGGGGGCGATCCGGCTGGATCCGGGGTTGGCGCCGGGGGAGTATCGTGAACTGACGGCGCATGAGATAGCCACCGTCTAGGCCGCAACAGACAGCCCGGCTCGTCATACGACCGCTCAGCGACAAAAGTCACATTACTTACCGAACGGCACTTGCGCGATCCCCAACCCACTGCTTGAATCCAAATCGTCAGTCTGCATGTGACTACCAAGTCACACCCGCGGTCGATGACACTTTTTGCCGGCCACCCAAGGCCTAGATGCCTTGGGGCACGGCAAATTGCCCGCCAAAAACAATACCGTCGACGCAAGTGCCAAGGATCGACACAGGGCCCCCGGTTTTATCTTCAGGCAAATGCCTACCTGTCATAAAGCACGTGCACCCTAGGTGACGCGAATACCCTTTTTGCGCCAGGAGTCGATGACATGAGGCCAGAAATCGCTGTACTTGATATCCAAGGTCAGTATCGGGTTTACACGGAGTTCTATCGCGCGGATGCGGCCGAAAACACGATCATCCTGATCAACGGCTCGCTGGCCACCACGGCCTCGTTCGCCCAGACGGTACGTAACCTGCACCCACAGTTCAACGTGGTTCTGTTCGACCAGCCGTATTCAGGCAAGTCCAAGCCGCACAACCGTCAGGAACGGCTGATCAGCAAGGAGACCGAGGCGCATATCCTCCTTGAGCTGATCGAGCACTTCCAGGCAGACCACGTGATGTCTTTTTCGTGGGGTGGCGCAAGCACGCTGCTGGCGCTGGCGCACCAGCCGCGGTACGTGAAGAAGGCAGTGGTGAGTTCGTTCTCGCCAGTGATCAACGAGCCGATGCGCGACTATCTGGACCGTGGCTGCCAGTACCTGGCCGCCTGCGACCGTTATCAGGTCGGCAACCTGGTCAATGACACCATCGGCAAGCACTTGCCGTCGCTGTTCAAGCGCTTCAACTATCGCCATGTGAGCAGCCTGGACAGCCACGAGTACGCACAGATGCACTTCCACATCAACCAGGTGCTGGAGCACGACCTGGAACGTGCGCTGCAAGGCGCGCGCAATATCAACATTCCGGTACTGTTCATCAACGGCGAACGCGACGAATACACCACCGTCGAGGATGCGCGGCAGTTCAGCAAGCATGTGGGCAGAAGCCAGTTCAGCGTGATCCGCGACGCGGGCCACTTCCTGGACATGGAGAACAAGACCGCCTGCGAGAACACCCGCAGTGTCATGCTGGGGTTCCTCAAGCCAACCGTGCGTGAACCCCGCCAACGTTACCAACCTGTGCAACAGGGGCAGCATGCATTTGCCATCTGAGCGGCTCGGCGCCTTGTAGCAAATACCCGCAGGCCACAGGCGCCGACAAGCTTTTTTATAACTTGGGCTTCTAATTCGCTGAAGGTTCTGGTAAAAAGTCCAGCTCAGATGCGGGTATAGTTTAGTGGCAAAACGAAAGCTTCCCAAGCTTTAGTTGAGGGTTCGATTCCCTCTACCCGCTCCACATCGCATTCCCGCATGGCGTTCCAGCAACGTCATCGCAGTCAAAAGGAGCCTTGGCTCCTTTTTTCGTTTTTCCCCTTCCCGTGATCTGGCCCATGGCCATTTACCCGCCGATCCGCTTCAATGCGCATCGGGCCTCAGTGCGTGCAAGCGAAACGGCTTGTGGCGGATATGCTCAATGGATTCGTGAAACCATTCGAAAGGACAACGCATGTTTCTCTCCCACTGGCTACCGGGCCTTGCCAATCTGCTGCACTACCGCCGTGAATGGTTCCACGCCGACCTGCAAGCCGGCCTGTCGGTAGCCGCGATCCAGATTCCCATTGCCATTGCCTATGCGCAGATCGTCGGGCTGCCGCCGCAATATGGCCTGTACGCCTGTGTGCTACCGATGATGGTCTACGCGCTGATCGGTAGCTCGCGCCAGCTGATGGTCGGCCCCGACGCCGCCACCTGCGCGATGATCGCCGGTGCCGTGGCACCGCTGGCCATGGGCGACCCACAGCGCATCGCTGAACTGTCGGTGATCGTCACCGTGCTGGTCGGCGTGATGCTGATTGCCGCCGGCCTGGCGCGAGCCGGGTTCATCGCCAGCTTTTTCTCGCGGCCGATCCTGATCGGCTACCTCAACGGTATCGGCCTGAGCCTGATCGCCGGGCAGCTGTCCAAGGTGGTGGGCTTCAAGATCGAGGGCGACGGCTTCATCCTCAGCCTGATCAACTTCTTCCAGCGCCTGGGGGAAATTCACTGGGTCACATTGATCATCGGTCTGGTCGCCCTGGGCCTGCTCATCTGGCTGCCACGGCGCTACCCGCGCCTGCCCGCAGCCCTCACGGTAGTGGCGCTGTTCATGCTGCTGGTTGGCCTGTTCGGCCTCGACCGCTTCGGCGTTGCCGTCCTTGGGCCAGTACCTGCAGGCATCCCGCAACTGGCCTGGCCACACAGCAACCTGGCGGAAATGAAGAGCCTGCTGCGCGACGCCCTGGGTATCGCTACCGTCAGCTTCTGTAGCGCCATGCTTACCGCACGCAGCTTTGCCGCCCGGCATGGCTATGCGATCAACGCCAACCACGAATTCGTCGCGCTGGGCGTGAGCAACCTGGCGGCCGGGGTTTCCCAGGGCTTTGCCATCAGCGGCGCCGACTCACGCACTGCAGTCAACGACATGGTCGGAGGCAAAAGCCAGTTGGTGGGCATCATCGCTGCACTGGTGATCGCCCTGATCCTGCTGTTTTTCACCGCACCCATGGCGTGGATCCCGCAGGCTGCACTGGGCGCAGTGTTGCTGATGGCTGGCTGGGGGCTGATCGACATCAAGTCGCTGGGGCACATCCGGCGTCTTAGCCGCTTCGAGTTCTGGCTGTGCCTGCTGACCACGGCGGGCGTACTGGGCCTGGGCGTGCTGCCCGGCATCGTGTTTGCCGT from Pseudomonas putida encodes the following:
- a CDS encoding tripartite tricarboxylate transporter permease, with translation MDTLSYLGQGFGIALSPYNLVTALSGTLIGTVVGLLPGLGPINGVALLIPIAFALGLPPESALILLAAVYLGCEYGGRISSILLNIPGEASTVMTTLDGYPMARQGLAGVALSLSAWSSFIGAFIATCGMVLFAPLLAKWAIAFGPAEYFVLMVFAIVALGGMAGDKPLKTFIAALIGLFLSAVGIDANSGVYRFTGDSVHLADGIQFVVLVLGLFSISEILLLLEKTHHGHQAVKATGRMLFNFKEAASVFLVNIRCGLLGFIMGVLPGAGATLASAVAYMTEKRLAGESGKFGKGDARGLAAPETAIGASCCGALVPMLTLGVPGSGTTAVMIGALTLYNITPGPLLFEQQPDIVWGLIASLFVANIMLVILNIPMIRIFTRILAVPNWALVPVIAIITAIGVYAVHATTFDLFLMVGIGIMGYIMRKLDFPLSPILLGFILGGLMEQNLRRALSISNGELGILWSSPISMGIWALVVAMLALPLLRIWRKRSLQRRALADA
- a CDS encoding AbrB family transcriptional regulator, with protein sequence MPDRSLPLFVATGLVGLAGGFAASKVGWPLPWMVGSLLAIILVRCLTPWQLSEIPNGRKCGQWIIGIGIGLHFTPAVIEQVASHFALIFFGALFTTLSSVISVWLLRQTGEDRATAFFASMPGGSGEMVNLGARNGAVLSQVAAAQSLRVLAVVLCVPVLFKFLLGDGVPLNHTGSVSWGWLALIAPLGVAVALLWQRLRQPNPWLFGPLLVAATVSLAGNLQIALPNGASQIGQWLIGSGLACHFNRAFFRRAPSFLGRTLMATVLCMAIAATAAWVLSMMTALDLRSLTLGMMPGGIAEMSLTAETLQLSVPLVTALQVMRLILVLFLAEPLFRLWDNRHSSCKHPEDR
- a CDS encoding bifunctional metallophosphatase/5'-nucleotidase; this translates as MKVLLSCNYRSAIAWACLAFSAGSLAAESPAPVQINVVAINDLHGYLEPNPQDYAGAQGATRLTYGGIATLGAMLDELRTQDPDLLFIGAGDLIGGSPAISALWADEPVLEALNAMGMIVSASGNHELDAGKAEFLRQIHGGCESTRPEKACKFRGNYPGSGFPYIASNLIDTTTGKRLLPAYHIQQVKGVKIAFVGAVPRNMEKVVSARAFAGLKATDEAQAINDVIPELKAKGVNAIIAVMHQGGDTAEPFDTKDCSQLGGAIVDVAKRLDPAVDAVISGHSHASYQCKVGDLSITQAGKYGHFLTQLKLQVTPGTHHVTNITARNIPADPQNYLPNAKLTSLLEEVRQRSGEKLLEPIGRISTAELDREENAAGETTLGNLVTDAQLAMTQAFQTQVAFLNLGGLRSDLIQPADSDLTYEQLFAVQPFNNPLIVQELTGRQITELLNLQWNRGSFNPLQVSKGFHYEWDGSRPVGSRVVEGSVRLHGKPVEPLTHYRVVSNLFLADGGGGLATFKEGRRRQDTGITDLEALVEYVRQNHEQGIAIGQRSEPRISMTP
- a CDS encoding uracil-DNA glycosylase — translated: MTEDDRIKLEPSWKAALRGEFDQPYMHQLREFLRGEYAAGKEIYPPGPLIFNALNSTPLDQVKVVILGQDPYHGPGQAHGLCFSVQPGVATPPSLVNIYKELQRDLNIPIPSHGYLQSWAEQGVLLLNTTMTVERANAASHAKKGWELFTDRIIQVVSEQCPNVVFLLWGAHAQSKQKLIDGTKHLVLKSVHPSPLSAYRGFIGCGHFSRANSFLEQRGLGPINWALPPL
- a CDS encoding enoyl-CoA hydratase/isomerase family protein, with the protein product MTIHCEVLTGVDGARIGIATLDAPKALNALNLPMIEVLGEQLHAWARDPGIVCVLLRGNGAKAFCAGGDVRALVQACRDHPGSVPPLAASFFAAEYRLDFALHTYPKPLLCWGHGHVLGGGMGLLQGANVRIVTPSSRLAMPEISIGLYPDVGASWFLTRLPGKLGLFFGLTGAPINARDAIDLGLADRFLGEHQQEALIEELLQLNWQEQTAIQLNSLLKAEQHRACAELPDAQWLPRRQEIDQLLDVADAASAWRALERLKQHDDPLLADAGQRLHEGCPLTAHLVWEQIRRARYLSLAQVFQMEYSMSLNCCRHPEFSEGVRARLVDKDNQPRWHWPDVAQVPAAVVEAHFAKAWEGRHPLADVG
- a CDS encoding diguanylate cyclase translates to MPLRSALFSQRSLIVTLLVLLACGFLATSLLSYFSSRSAIRDGIINTELPLTSDTVYSEIQKDLIRPVLIASMMAQDTFLRDWVLSGEQDTERMTRYLGEVTGKQDIFTSFFVSDRTLTYYQAKGVLKHVEPGTWRDAWYFRLRELKAPYEINVDLDMANQDSLTVFINYKVHDYQQRFIGAAGVGLSVSSVVKLIDQYQRRYQRAVLFTDAKGKVLLTGSEGGPHGLQVGQRLSDNPELKDMLAEQLVPGEGSHEYHDSENHSHFLNVRHLPELDWYLLVDKRETGILDRIRHALYLNLAICTMITLVVLALVHAMVRRHQASTEALATLDSLTGLHNRRSFDLLAAQALREARRDSSPLVALLIDLDHFKALNDTHGHLAGDEVLRQFANVLQGSLRQSDILCRWGGEEFIVLLREAEGRQAIEVAEKIRRRTEQLTFSYDDQPLRLTTSIGLSSLQPGDTLHALLTRADRALYRAKQAGRNRVCSETRHE
- a CDS encoding helicase — encoded protein: MNDQQLCPACGALNQCSLADPRRATQACWCYSVTIDPAVLQALPDELRNKACLCPRCAAVEEQLRPSAAH
- a CDS encoding pseudouridine synthase — its product is MRLDRFLANLPSYNRQQVRLMLVQRRVRVDGQIVSDPLTEVREFSRVELDEQLLQAGRPARYLMLYKPTGCVSATHDAQHRTVLDLLPTVLRDDLHIAGRLDFNTTGLMILTNDGQWSRRLTQPATKLPKHYLVDTEDEIGEHYVAKFREGFYFAFENLTTQPAQLDILSPRQARLSIVEGRYHQVKRMFGHFNNKVVGLHRESMGAIRLDPGLAPGEYRELTAHEIATV
- a CDS encoding alpha/beta fold hydrolase, with product MRPEIAVLDIQGQYRVYTEFYRADAAENTIILINGSLATTASFAQTVRNLHPQFNVVLFDQPYSGKSKPHNRQERLISKETEAHILLELIEHFQADHVMSFSWGGASTLLALAHQPRYVKKAVVSSFSPVINEPMRDYLDRGCQYLAACDRYQVGNLVNDTIGKHLPSLFKRFNYRHVSSLDSHEYAQMHFHINQVLEHDLERALQGARNINIPVLFINGERDEYTTVEDARQFSKHVGRSQFSVIRDAGHFLDMENKTACENTRSVMLGFLKPTVREPRQRYQPVQQGQHAFAI